Proteins from a genomic interval of Gluconacetobacter diazotrophicus PA1 5:
- the pheS gene encoding phenylalanine--tRNA ligase subunit alpha gives MSDDLETLRQETLAALAAATDRREWDAVRVGTLGKSGRLTALLKELGRMTPEARKLRGAAVNRLRDDLTREIEARGAEIESAILNARLAAERVDVTLPVRPESSGAIHPISRTMEEMAAIFGAMGFKVAEGPDIETDWHNFSALNTPDHHPARTDQDTFYLPAREGTSQERVLRTQTSGVQIRTMLGEEPPIRIIAPGRTYRADHDATHSPMFHQCEGLVIDRGITLAHLKGCLTDFLRAYFGNPDLPVRFRASYFPFTEPSMEVDIGWSRKSGEIGGGDDWLEVLGSGMVHPRVLANCGLDPREWQGFAFGMGIERLTMLRHGIPDLRSFYESDVRWLRHYGASPLSPALLHEGL, from the coding sequence ATGAGCGACGATCTCGAAACCCTGCGGCAGGAGACGCTGGCCGCGCTGGCCGCCGCCACCGACCGGCGGGAATGGGACGCGGTGCGTGTCGGCACGCTGGGCAAGTCCGGGCGGCTGACCGCGCTGCTGAAGGAACTGGGCCGGATGACGCCCGAGGCGCGCAAGCTGCGCGGCGCCGCGGTCAACCGGCTGCGCGACGACCTGACGCGCGAGATCGAGGCCCGCGGGGCGGAGATCGAAAGCGCGATCCTGAATGCGCGCCTGGCGGCCGAACGGGTGGACGTCACCCTGCCGGTCCGCCCCGAATCTTCGGGCGCGATCCATCCGATCAGCCGGACGATGGAGGAAATGGCCGCCATTTTCGGCGCCATGGGCTTCAAGGTGGCCGAAGGGCCGGATATCGAGACCGACTGGCACAATTTCTCGGCCCTGAATACGCCCGACCACCATCCGGCCCGCACCGACCAGGACACGTTCTACCTGCCCGCCCGGGAAGGGACGTCGCAGGAGCGCGTGCTGCGTACCCAGACCTCGGGCGTGCAGATCCGCACCATGCTGGGCGAGGAGCCGCCGATCCGCATCATCGCGCCCGGCCGGACCTATCGCGCCGACCATGACGCCACCCATTCGCCGATGTTCCACCAGTGCGAGGGGCTGGTCATCGACCGGGGCATCACGCTGGCGCACCTGAAAGGGTGCCTGACCGACTTCCTGCGCGCCTATTTCGGCAATCCCGACCTGCCGGTGCGCTTCCGGGCGTCGTATTTCCCCTTCACCGAGCCGTCGATGGAGGTCGATATCGGCTGGTCGCGCAAGAGCGGCGAGATCGGCGGCGGCGACGACTGGCTGGAGGTCCTGGGCTCGGGCATGGTGCATCCGCGCGTGCTGGCCAATTGCGGCCTGGACCCGCGCGAATGGCAGGGCTTCGCCTTCGGGATGGGGATCGAGCGCCTGACGATGCTGCGCCACGGGATACCCGACCTGCGTTCGTTCTACGAAAGCGATGTGCGCTGGCTGCGCCATTACGGCGCCAGCCCGCTGTCGCCGGCCCTGCTGCATGAAGGTCTGTGA
- the rplT gene encoding 50S ribosomal protein L20: MARVKRGVTTHARHKKVLEQSKGFRGRSSTNYRIALERLEKALRYAYRDRRNKKRDFRALWIQRINAAVREHGLTYSKFIFGLDKAGIEIDRKVLAAIAFDDAATFAEIVKKAQAALAA; encoded by the coding sequence ATGGCACGTGTTAAGCGGGGTGTGACCACCCACGCCCGTCACAAGAAGGTTCTCGAGCAGTCCAAGGGCTTCCGCGGCCGCTCCTCGACCAATTATCGCATTGCGCTGGAGCGCCTGGAAAAGGCCCTGCGCTATGCCTATCGCGACCGTCGCAACAAGAAGCGCGATTTCCGCGCGCTGTGGATCCAGCGTATCAACGCCGCGGTCCGCGAGCACGGGCTGACCTACAGCAAGTTCATCTTCGGCCTGGACAAGGCCGGGATCGAAATCGACCGCAAGGTGCTGGCCGCCATCGCGTTCGACGATGCCGCGACCTTCGCCGAGATCGTGAAGAAGGCCCAGGCCGCCCTGGCCGCCTGA
- the rpmI gene encoding 50S ribosomal protein L35 produces MPKMKTKSSVKKRFKITATGKVLAGPGNKRHGLINRSQKMKRTNRGSQTLTEMDGRTVKQWAPYGLA; encoded by the coding sequence ATGCCCAAGATGAAGACCAAGTCGTCGGTCAAGAAGCGGTTCAAGATCACCGCGACCGGCAAGGTGCTGGCCGGGCCGGGCAACAAGCGCCACGGCCTGATCAACCGCTCGCAGAAGATGAAGCGCACGAACCGCGGTTCGCAGACCCTGACCGAAATGGACGGTCGGACTGTGAAGCAGTGGGCCCCCTACGGGCTGGCATAA
- a CDS encoding mannitol dehydrogenase family protein — translation MPAPDTMAPDTKPLDSSTLGHLPPAIIVPSYDRGAVRPGIAHLSVGNFHRAHQAVYIDRVLGQQDNAGWGILGVGVMDDARERAKAESLRAQDGLYTLTECPADAPDTVRVIGSIVEYLHAPDDRAAAIRRLADPAIRIVSLTVTEGGYYVDESGQFQIDHPTIAEDLARDVPHTVFGLATEALRLRRDSGAGPFTILSCDNLPHNGHVARTAFLSWARARDADLAAWVEAHVTFPCTMVDRITPAVRDPDIARLDAASGIADRAPVFCEDFIQWVVEDTFCAGRPPLEQVGVLFTGDVAPYERVKLRMLNASHSMLGLPGVLMGYRIVSDIMHNPDVIELLERYLGLDAEPLLQAPPGMELHEYGALLLRRFRNQAISDQLLRIASDSASKLPVFVRDTAEGTLARGGDAARIAFLLACFAEYLRGRDDNGAAYSVTEPHLGPDDLPLAGDADSARALDMSVFAGWGLRDHPDFVALFVRTRAAIRAGGTRATLHTLVTEADKAA, via the coding sequence ATGCCGGCCCCCGACACCATGGCCCCCGATACCAAACCCCTCGACTCTTCCACCCTCGGCCACCTGCCGCCCGCCATCATCGTCCCGTCCTACGACCGGGGCGCGGTGCGCCCGGGTATCGCCCATCTCAGCGTCGGCAATTTCCACCGCGCGCACCAGGCCGTCTATATCGACCGCGTCCTGGGGCAGCAGGACAATGCGGGATGGGGCATCCTGGGCGTCGGCGTGATGGACGACGCGCGCGAACGTGCCAAGGCCGAGTCCCTGCGGGCGCAGGACGGCCTTTACACCCTGACCGAATGCCCGGCGGACGCGCCGGATACCGTCCGCGTCATCGGCTCGATCGTCGAATACCTGCACGCCCCCGACGACCGGGCGGCCGCCATCCGCCGCCTGGCCGACCCGGCCATCCGCATCGTCAGCCTGACCGTGACCGAAGGCGGATATTACGTGGACGAATCCGGGCAGTTCCAGATCGACCACCCCACGATCGCCGAGGACCTGGCCCGCGACGTGCCGCACACCGTCTTCGGCCTGGCGACCGAGGCGCTGCGCCTGCGCCGCGATTCCGGCGCCGGCCCGTTCACCATCCTGTCCTGCGACAACCTGCCACATAACGGCCATGTGGCGCGCACCGCCTTCCTGTCCTGGGCCCGCGCCCGCGACGCGGACCTGGCCGCCTGGGTCGAGGCCCACGTCACCTTTCCCTGCACGATGGTGGACCGTATCACCCCCGCGGTGCGCGACCCCGACATCGCGCGCCTGGACGCCGCCAGCGGCATCGCGGACCGCGCCCCGGTCTTCTGCGAGGATTTCATCCAGTGGGTGGTCGAGGACACGTTCTGCGCCGGCCGCCCGCCGCTGGAACAGGTGGGCGTGCTGTTCACCGGCGACGTCGCCCCCTACGAGCGGGTCAAGCTGCGCATGCTCAATGCCTCGCATTCCATGCTGGGGCTGCCGGGCGTGCTGATGGGATACCGCATCGTCAGCGACATCATGCACAACCCCGATGTCATCGAACTGCTGGAACGCTATCTGGGCCTCGACGCCGAACCGCTGCTGCAGGCCCCGCCGGGGATGGAACTGCACGAGTACGGCGCGCTGCTGCTGCGCCGGTTCCGCAACCAGGCGATCAGCGACCAGTTGCTGCGCATCGCGTCGGACAGTGCGTCGAAACTGCCGGTCTTCGTCCGCGACACCGCCGAGGGCACGCTGGCCCGGGGCGGTGACGCCGCGCGCATCGCCTTCCTGCTGGCCTGCTTTGCCGAATACCTGCGCGGCCGCGACGACAACGGCGCCGCCTATTCCGTCACCGAACCGCATCTGGGCCCCGACGACCTGCCCCTGGCCGGCGACGCCGATTCGGCACGGGCGCTGGACATGTCGGTCTTTGCCGGATGGGGGTTGCGCGACCACCCCGATTTCGTCGCCCTGTTCGTCCGCACGCGCGCCGCGATCCGCGCCGGGGGCACCCGCGCGACCCTACACACACTTGTGACGGAGGCGGACAAGGCCGCCTGA
- a CDS encoding glucose/quinate/shikimate family membrane-bound PQQ-dependent dehydrogenase codes for MNIKQGLRPVLAITAVVYALVGLYLLAGGIWLTALGGSLYYLIAGALLLVTAVLLLRRRQEALWVYAALLIGTMVWAVGEVGLDFWALAPRGDILVPLGIWLMLPPITRNLGTRNLGTRDLAPPSRAAQVPLGLAVGAAVVVVVAALTQDPQDIAGSLPQVAQNAPTPGDAGEIPDEDWQAYGRTGFGDRFSPLKQITPDNVHNLKVAWTFRTGDVKGPHDPGEFTDETTPIKIRDTVYLCSPHQILFALDAATGKLKWKFDPKLTYNSTFQHMTCRGVSYHETAQGAETIDGAQAPVDCGHRIFLPTNDGRLFALDAETGERCHNFGDDGMVDLKAGEVVKTAGFFEATSPPVVTDKMVIVSGAVMDNYSTHEPSGVTRGFDVYTGRLVWVFDAGNPDPNEMPSDTHHFVGNSPNSWIVSSYDPKLNLIFIPMGVQTPDIWGGNRGADAERYASSILALNADTGKLAWSYQTVHHDLWDMDIPAQPSLVDVRTAGGDIVPALYAPAKTGNIFVLDRRTGTPIVPAPETRVPQGPAPGDHLSPTQPFSELTFRPKNNLTGADMWGGTMFDQLMCRIMFHQLRYDGPFTPPSLQGTLVFPGNLGMFEWGGLAVDPVRQIAIANPIAIPFVSRLIPRGPNNPASPDASQPSGSETGVQPMFGVPYGVTLSPFLSPLGLPCKKPAWGFMAGIDLKTNTIVWMHRNGTIRDSAPLPIPFKLGVPSLGGPLTTAGGVAFLTSTADFYIRAYDVTTGRQLWQDRLPAGGQSTPMTYAVGGRQFIVTADGGHGSFGTKLGDYVVAYALPEAH; via the coding sequence ATGAATATTAAACAAGGGTTGCGGCCCGTGCTCGCGATCACCGCTGTAGTCTATGCCTTGGTCGGGCTGTATTTGCTGGCGGGGGGCATCTGGCTGACCGCTCTGGGCGGATCGCTCTACTACCTCATTGCCGGCGCTCTACTGCTGGTGACGGCAGTACTGCTGCTGCGCCGCCGGCAGGAGGCCCTATGGGTCTACGCGGCCCTGCTGATCGGCACCATGGTCTGGGCCGTGGGTGAGGTCGGGCTCGATTTCTGGGCGCTGGCACCGCGCGGCGACATCCTGGTTCCGCTGGGCATCTGGCTGATGCTGCCGCCCATTACCCGCAACCTGGGCACCCGCAACCTGGGCACGCGCGACCTGGCGCCGCCCAGCCGGGCCGCCCAGGTGCCGCTGGGCCTGGCCGTGGGCGCGGCCGTGGTCGTGGTCGTCGCCGCCCTGACGCAGGACCCGCAGGATATCGCGGGCAGCCTGCCCCAGGTCGCGCAGAACGCCCCCACCCCGGGCGATGCCGGCGAAATCCCGGACGAGGACTGGCAGGCCTACGGCCGCACCGGCTTCGGCGACCGGTTCAGCCCGCTGAAGCAGATCACGCCGGACAACGTGCATAACCTGAAGGTGGCCTGGACCTTCCGCACCGGCGATGTGAAGGGCCCGCACGATCCGGGCGAGTTCACGGACGAAACGACGCCGATCAAGATCCGCGACACCGTGTATCTGTGCTCGCCGCACCAGATCCTGTTCGCGCTGGACGCCGCCACGGGCAAGCTGAAGTGGAAGTTCGACCCCAAGCTGACCTATAATTCCACCTTCCAGCACATGACCTGCCGCGGCGTGTCGTACCACGAGACCGCGCAGGGGGCCGAGACGATCGACGGGGCGCAGGCGCCGGTCGATTGCGGACACCGCATCTTCCTGCCCACCAATGACGGGCGCCTGTTCGCCCTGGACGCCGAAACCGGCGAACGCTGCCACAATTTCGGCGATGACGGCATGGTGGACCTGAAGGCCGGCGAAGTCGTCAAGACGGCCGGCTTCTTCGAAGCGACCTCGCCGCCGGTCGTCACCGACAAGATGGTGATCGTCTCCGGCGCGGTGATGGACAATTACTCGACGCACGAACCCTCGGGCGTCACGCGCGGCTTCGACGTCTATACCGGCCGGCTGGTCTGGGTGTTCGACGCGGGCAATCCGGACCCGAACGAAATGCCGTCCGACACCCACCATTTCGTCGGCAATTCGCCCAATTCGTGGATCGTGTCGTCCTACGACCCCAAGCTGAACCTGATCTTCATCCCGATGGGCGTGCAGACGCCGGACATCTGGGGCGGCAATCGCGGGGCGGACGCCGAACGCTATGCCAGCTCGATCCTGGCGCTGAACGCCGATACCGGCAAGCTGGCCTGGTCGTACCAGACCGTGCACCATGACCTTTGGGACATGGACATCCCGGCCCAGCCCAGCCTGGTGGACGTCCGCACCGCCGGCGGCGACATCGTCCCCGCGCTGTACGCCCCGGCCAAGACCGGCAACATCTTCGTCCTGGACCGCCGCACCGGCACCCCGATCGTGCCGGCGCCCGAAACGCGGGTGCCCCAGGGCCCGGCCCCGGGCGACCACCTTTCGCCCACGCAGCCCTTCTCGGAGCTGACCTTCCGCCCCAAGAACAACCTGACGGGCGCGGACATGTGGGGCGGCACCATGTTCGACCAGCTGATGTGCCGGATCATGTTCCACCAGCTTCGCTATGACGGGCCGTTCACCCCGCCGTCGCTGCAGGGCACGCTGGTGTTCCCGGGCAACCTGGGCATGTTCGAATGGGGCGGGCTGGCCGTCGATCCGGTGCGCCAGATCGCCATCGCCAACCCGATCGCGATCCCGTTCGTCTCGCGCCTGATCCCGCGCGGCCCGAACAACCCGGCGTCGCCCGACGCCTCGCAGCCCTCGGGCTCGGAAACGGGGGTGCAGCCGATGTTCGGCGTGCCGTACGGCGTGACGCTCAGCCCGTTCCTGTCGCCGCTGGGCCTGCCGTGCAAGAAGCCGGCCTGGGGCTTCATGGCCGGGATCGACCTGAAGACCAACACCATCGTGTGGATGCACCGCAACGGCACGATCCGCGACAGCGCGCCGCTGCCGATCCCCTTCAAGCTGGGCGTGCCCAGCCTGGGCGGACCGCTGACGACGGCGGGTGGCGTGGCCTTCCTGACCTCGACGGCGGATTTCTATATCCGCGCGTATGACGTCACCACGGGCCGCCAGCTCTGGCAGGACCGCCTGCCGGCGGGTGGCCAGTCCACGCCGATGACCTACGCCGTGGGTGGCCGCCAGTTCATCGTGACGGCCGATGGCGGTCACGGGTCGTTCGGCACCAAGCTGGGCGATTACGTGGTGGCCTACGCCCTGCCCGAAGCCCACTGA
- a CDS encoding cytochrome c, producing the protein MIGRIVAALTGIGVVAGAGFLAIAWHPAIAPVAPPTAGSFDTASIERGRVLAAGGYCAECHTRRDGQQGAPLAGDYAMATPFGTIHSSNITPDPETGIGRWSLAAFTRAMRHGVSRDGANLFPAFPFDHFTHMTDGDIADVYAFLMTRPPVHAQKRENTVPFPANIRLFQGGWKLLFLHPGVYRPDPAHDAQWNRGAYLAEGLSHCGACHTPRNMLGAEKSDAAYDGAPVDNWIAPPLNATNPTPVTWTENEFFSYLRYGVAPLHGSAAGPMSPVVHGGLSEMPESDVRAIAVYLADLDHAASRQGGDSARLTAAMASSTRDLTGPQTDPDARLYAGACAACHANTGAQPVPGRPDLALNNALWLSEPTNLYQVVLRGIGTAEGQAGITMPSFYHSLTDADLARLAAYLRRTRTTLPPWTDLEKKAAAVRSTLPAPPVAASH; encoded by the coding sequence GTGATCGGACGCATCGTCGCGGCACTTACCGGTATCGGGGTCGTCGCGGGCGCGGGTTTCCTGGCCATTGCCTGGCATCCCGCCATCGCCCCAGTCGCTCCCCCCACGGCCGGCAGTTTCGACACCGCCAGCATCGAACGGGGCCGCGTGCTGGCGGCCGGGGGTTACTGCGCGGAATGCCATACCCGCCGCGACGGCCAGCAGGGCGCGCCCCTGGCCGGCGACTACGCCATGGCCACGCCGTTCGGCACCATCCATTCCAGCAACATCACCCCCGACCCCGAAACCGGTATCGGACGCTGGTCGCTGGCGGCCTTCACCCGCGCCATGCGCCACGGCGTATCGCGCGACGGCGCGAACCTGTTCCCCGCCTTCCCGTTCGACCATTTCACGCACATGACCGACGGCGACATCGCCGACGTGTACGCGTTCCTGATGACGCGGCCGCCGGTCCATGCGCAAAAGCGCGAGAACACGGTTCCCTTCCCCGCCAACATCCGCCTGTTCCAGGGCGGGTGGAAACTGCTGTTCCTGCATCCGGGCGTCTACCGGCCTGATCCGGCACATGACGCGCAATGGAATCGCGGCGCCTACCTGGCCGAGGGGCTGAGCCACTGCGGCGCGTGCCACACGCCGCGCAACATGCTGGGGGCCGAGAAGTCGGACGCCGCCTATGACGGCGCGCCGGTCGATAACTGGATCGCCCCGCCGCTGAACGCGACCAACCCCACCCCGGTCACGTGGACCGAGAACGAGTTCTTCAGCTACCTGCGCTACGGCGTCGCCCCGCTGCACGGCAGCGCGGCCGGACCGATGTCCCCCGTCGTGCATGGCGGGCTGAGCGAGATGCCGGAATCCGACGTGCGGGCCATCGCGGTCTATCTGGCCGACCTGGACCACGCTGCCAGCCGGCAGGGCGGCGATAGCGCGCGCCTGACCGCCGCGATGGCCAGTTCGACCCGCGACCTGACCGGGCCGCAGACCGATCCGGACGCCAGGCTGTATGCCGGCGCCTGCGCCGCCTGCCATGCCAATACCGGCGCGCAGCCGGTGCCGGGACGCCCGGACCTGGCGCTGAACAACGCGCTGTGGCTGTCGGAACCGACCAACCTGTACCAGGTCGTCCTGCGCGGCATCGGCACCGCGGAAGGACAGGCCGGGATCACCATGCCCAGCTTCTACCATTCCCTGACCGACGCCGACCTGGCGCGGCTGGCCGCCTATCTGCGGCGCACGCGCACCACGCTGCCCCCCTGGACCGACCTGGAGAAGAAGGCTGCCGCCGTACGCTCGACATTGCCCGCGCCACCGGTCGCGGCCTCTCATTGA
- a CDS encoding (2Fe-2S)-binding protein produces MTTFRLNGHDVSVDVPDDTPLLWVIRDEIGLTGTKFGCGIGMCGACTVHVGGRATRSCITPIVAVQGADITTIEGLDPAGAHPLQEAWKDLQVPQCGYCQSGQIMQAASLLRDYPNPTDEDIDAVMGGSLCRCMTYIRIRDAIKKAALAMREEPSNG; encoded by the coding sequence ATGACGACTTTTCGCCTCAACGGCCATGACGTGTCCGTCGACGTGCCGGATGACACCCCGCTGCTGTGGGTCATCCGCGATGAAATCGGACTGACCGGCACCAAGTTCGGCTGCGGCATCGGCATGTGCGGTGCCTGCACCGTCCATGTAGGCGGCCGCGCCACCCGGTCCTGCATCACGCCGATCGTCGCCGTGCAGGGGGCGGACATCACGACCATCGAAGGGCTGGACCCGGCGGGCGCCCATCCGCTGCAGGAGGCATGGAAGGACCTGCAGGTCCCGCAATGCGGCTACTGCCAGTCGGGACAGATCATGCAGGCCGCGAGCCTGCTGCGCGACTACCCGAACCCGACGGACGAGGACATCGACGCGGTCATGGGCGGCTCGCTCTGCCGCTGCATGACCTATATCCGCATTCGCGACGCCATCAAGAAGGCCGCCCTGGCCATGCGGGAGGAACCGTCCAATGGGTAG
- a CDS encoding xanthine dehydrogenase family protein molybdopterin-binding subunit: MGRLSQMDKRGGATGQMSRRGFLMIAAGGAGALFGFPAARAAEQFPAAGLPGNGAFEPTIWCAIAPDGTVTVNIIRAEMGQHIGSALARIIADEMDADWNRVRINYVDSDPKWGLMVTGGSWSVWMTWDVFRQAGAAARIALTEAGAGLLGVAPGQCITRDGMVVAGSRSISYGDIVARAHPSHSFTPDEMAKLPLKPASERRLVGNDTLKALDIPPKTNGTAIYGIDARVEGMVYARPKMPPTRYGSRVRSVDDSAARTVKGYQRYIELDDPSGVVQGWVVAVASTYTAAIRAADLLKVDWAPGDAVHVSEQDVIDHGRAQIDRKDGGVMVFDDPGVDAAFAAAATTFAQDYTCASVLHYQLEPTNALAFEKDGIFEIHAGNQWQSLILPTLAKALERPEDKIVLRSYLLGGGFGRRLNGDYMIPAALASKALGGKPVKLILTRSDDMQFDSFRSPSIQRVRVAFDGKHAITAMEYHASAGWPTQVMAAAFMSKGVDGKKYDPFAIAGGDHWYEVGAFRVRALSNDLANRTFRPGWLRSVSPGWTSWGLESGWDEIAHAQGRDAVQFRLDHLTGAGRNKGQAPDSTGGALRQAAVVRRVAEKAGWGRALPADTGLGIATTFGQERGMPTWIACCAQVHVDRATGIVRCQKLTIVVDAGTIVDPDGARAQTEGAALWGLSMALFEGSEIVNGLPRDRNLDTYTPLRIADVPEMDIEFLPSTEKPTGLGEPGTTVVAPAIGNAIFNAVGVRMRHLPIRPADVLHALRSRNGTAST; the protein is encoded by the coding sequence ATGGGTAGGCTGAGCCAGATGGACAAGCGCGGCGGCGCGACGGGGCAGATGTCGCGCCGGGGCTTCCTGATGATCGCGGCGGGCGGCGCGGGCGCCCTGTTCGGCTTCCCGGCGGCGCGCGCGGCGGAACAGTTCCCCGCTGCCGGCCTTCCCGGCAACGGCGCGTTCGAACCCACGATCTGGTGCGCCATCGCCCCGGACGGCACCGTGACCGTCAACATCATCCGGGCCGAGATGGGCCAGCATATCGGTTCCGCCCTGGCGCGGATCATCGCGGACGAGATGGACGCGGACTGGAACCGCGTGCGCATCAACTATGTCGACAGCGACCCGAAATGGGGCCTGATGGTCACGGGCGGAAGCTGGTCGGTCTGGATGACATGGGACGTCTTCCGCCAGGCGGGCGCCGCGGCCCGCATCGCGCTGACCGAGGCCGGGGCCGGCCTGCTGGGCGTGGCGCCCGGCCAGTGCATCACCCGCGACGGCATGGTCGTGGCCGGCAGCCGCAGCATCAGCTACGGCGACATCGTGGCGCGCGCCCATCCGTCGCACAGCTTCACGCCCGACGAAATGGCCAAGCTGCCGCTGAAGCCGGCGTCCGAACGGCGCCTGGTCGGCAACGACACGCTGAAGGCGCTGGACATTCCGCCCAAGACCAACGGCACGGCGATCTACGGCATCGACGCGCGGGTCGAGGGGATGGTCTATGCCCGGCCGAAAATGCCGCCCACCCGTTACGGTTCCCGCGTCCGTTCGGTCGATGACAGCGCCGCGCGGACGGTCAAGGGCTATCAGCGCTACATCGAACTCGACGACCCGTCCGGCGTCGTGCAGGGCTGGGTCGTCGCCGTCGCCAGCACCTATACCGCCGCGATCCGTGCCGCCGACCTGCTGAAGGTCGACTGGGCACCGGGCGATGCCGTCCATGTCTCGGAACAGGACGTCATCGATCACGGGCGCGCGCAGATCGACCGCAAGGATGGCGGCGTGATGGTGTTCGACGATCCCGGCGTCGATGCCGCCTTCGCCGCCGCCGCCACGACCTTCGCGCAGGACTACACCTGCGCCTCGGTGCTGCATTACCAGCTGGAACCCACCAACGCCCTGGCGTTCGAAAAGGACGGCATCTTCGAGATCCATGCCGGCAACCAGTGGCAGTCGCTGATCCTGCCGACCCTGGCCAAGGCCCTGGAGCGACCGGAGGACAAGATCGTCCTGCGCAGCTACCTGCTGGGCGGCGGGTTCGGCCGCCGCCTGAACGGCGACTACATGATCCCGGCCGCCCTGGCGTCGAAGGCGCTGGGCGGCAAGCCGGTCAAGCTGATCCTGACCCGGTCGGACGACATGCAGTTCGATTCCTTCCGCTCGCCCTCCATCCAGCGCGTGCGGGTGGCCTTCGACGGCAAGCACGCCATCACGGCGATGGAGTACCACGCCTCGGCCGGCTGGCCGACGCAGGTCATGGCCGCCGCCTTCATGTCCAAGGGCGTGGACGGCAAGAAGTACGACCCGTTCGCCATCGCCGGCGGCGACCATTGGTACGAGGTCGGCGCCTTCCGCGTCCGCGCCCTGTCCAACGACCTGGCCAACCGGACCTTCCGCCCCGGCTGGCTGCGATCGGTCAGCCCGGGCTGGACCAGCTGGGGACTGGAGTCCGGCTGGGACGAAATCGCGCACGCCCAGGGCCGTGACGCCGTCCAGTTCCGGCTGGACCATCTGACGGGTGCCGGCCGCAACAAGGGCCAGGCGCCGGATTCCACCGGCGGCGCGCTACGCCAGGCCGCCGTGGTCCGCCGCGTGGCCGAAAAGGCCGGCTGGGGGCGTGCCCTGCCCGCCGATACCGGCCTGGGCATCGCCACGACATTCGGCCAGGAACGCGGCATGCCGACCTGGATCGCCTGCTGCGCGCAGGTCCATGTGGACCGCGCGACGGGGATCGTGCGCTGCCAGAAGCTGACCATCGTCGTCGATGCCGGCACCATCGTCGATCCCGACGGCGCGCGGGCGCAGACCGAGGGCGCGGCCCTGTGGGGGCTGAGCATGGCGCTGTTCGAGGGATCGGAAATCGTCAACGGCCTGCCCCGCGACCGCAACCTGGACACCTATACCCCCCTGCGCATCGCCGACGTGCCGGAGATGGATATCGAATTCCTGCCCAGCACCGAAAAGCCGACGGGCCTGGGCGAGCCCGGCACCACGGTCGTGGCCCCGGCCATCGGGAACGCGATCTTCAACGCCGTCGGGGTGCGGATGCGCCACCTGCCCATCCGTCCGGCGGATGTGCTGCATGCCCTGCGGAGCAGGAACGGCACCGCATCAACCTGA